The following proteins come from a genomic window of Legionella cherrii:
- a CDS encoding elongation factor P hydroxylase, translated as MHQYQDLITLFYNCFGKEFNTRLIKGDNEPIYLPADEQRPYNALYFAHGFFSSALHECSHWLIAGEERRKQVDFGYWYMPDGRTAEQQALFQRVEVKPQALEWILSKAAGHKFYISIDNLNGTESDTVAFKQAVYEQVNHYCTHGLSQRAHKFREALCSFYGQPTVLKIEDFSVEEL; from the coding sequence GTGCATCAATATCAAGATCTAATAACTCTTTTCTATAATTGTTTCGGCAAAGAATTTAATACTCGACTTATAAAAGGCGATAACGAACCCATTTACTTACCCGCTGATGAACAACGCCCTTATAATGCGCTCTATTTTGCTCATGGCTTTTTTAGTAGTGCGCTTCATGAATGTTCCCACTGGCTTATTGCCGGAGAAGAGCGTAGAAAACAAGTAGATTTTGGATATTGGTATATGCCAGACGGGCGGACTGCAGAACAGCAAGCTTTATTTCAGCGTGTTGAAGTAAAGCCGCAAGCATTGGAATGGATACTTTCTAAGGCTGCAGGACATAAATTTTATATCAGTATCGATAATCTAAACGGTACAGAATCTGATACTGTTGCTTTTAAACAGGCGGTTTACGAACAAGTAAATCATTATTGTACGCATGGATTATCACAACGTGCGCACAAATTTCGAGAGGCTTTATGTTCCTTTTATGGCCAGCCAACGGTTTTAAAGATAGAAGATTTTTCTGTAGAAGAATTATGA
- a CDS encoding monovalent cation:proton antiporter-2 (CPA2) family protein yields the protein MNGHLMLNIFIFLAAASIMVPIASRFKLGSVLGYLIVGILIGPFGLKLIGNSQQIMNFGEFGVIMMLFLIGLELEPAMLWKLRKLIIGLGNLQVVLTTCVLIAIGLMLGFNWKATVAVSMALSLSSTALVLQMLQEKNLLKTAEGETSFAVLLFQDIAVIPILIIIPLLAQHENIQINPHEVSFMMHLPRGLHAILVAAIIGAVILVGHYLSRHLFLIIAKTNLREVFTAFSLALVVGVTLLMESIGVSPALGAFIAGVVLANSQYKHAVDADIQPFKGLLLGLFFISVGMGMNFSLFSQKAMMIVVAVLTLIIIKAIILYFLGNLFDLTKLQSMGFAFALSQGSEFAFVLFEFAGSTKVISQEIEAFFTLVVALSMLATPFLMLLYHRFVIPKFMSLIPEREYDSFNEQNGIILAGYGRFGQIIGRLLNGENIKITVLEKNPEQIELLRKFGYNGYFGDASRLDMLKSAGAEHAKLLIVAVGNVDANLKIVKLAKQHFPHLKIFARARNRRHAYELHRLDVNYFIRELFDSSLSMTKEVMKFLGYSHEDIQKKASAFRKHDETTLIQSFDFFEKESDLINFSRQAKGELERILQSS from the coding sequence ATGAATGGTCACTTAATGCTTAATATTTTTATCTTTCTTGCTGCCGCTAGCATTATGGTTCCTATTGCCAGCCGTTTTAAGCTGGGGTCAGTCCTGGGTTATCTGATAGTGGGAATTCTTATTGGCCCTTTTGGATTGAAATTGATTGGAAATTCACAACAAATCATGAATTTTGGTGAGTTTGGGGTGATCATGATGTTATTTCTCATCGGGTTAGAATTAGAACCTGCCATGTTATGGAAACTTCGCAAACTCATTATAGGTTTAGGTAATTTACAAGTAGTTTTAACGACGTGTGTTTTAATTGCCATTGGATTAATGCTTGGTTTTAACTGGAAGGCAACTGTAGCAGTAAGTATGGCTTTGTCGCTTTCATCAACAGCTCTAGTATTACAAATGCTTCAAGAAAAAAACCTTTTGAAAACAGCAGAGGGTGAAACTTCTTTTGCAGTACTGTTATTTCAAGATATCGCAGTAATCCCTATATTAATCATCATTCCATTACTCGCACAGCATGAGAACATTCAAATAAATCCTCATGAAGTTTCCTTCATGATGCATCTTCCCAGAGGGTTACACGCAATTCTGGTTGCTGCAATCATAGGGGCAGTCATTTTAGTGGGTCACTATTTATCCAGACACTTGTTCTTAATAATCGCCAAAACCAATTTGCGTGAGGTATTCACCGCGTTTTCTCTTGCTTTGGTCGTTGGCGTCACCTTATTAATGGAATCTATAGGTGTATCCCCTGCTTTAGGTGCATTTATTGCCGGGGTTGTATTAGCAAACTCCCAATACAAACATGCAGTGGATGCAGACATTCAGCCCTTCAAAGGACTTCTACTTGGATTGTTTTTCATCTCAGTGGGAATGGGGATGAATTTCTCCCTTTTTTCTCAAAAAGCGATGATGATTGTGGTGGCTGTGTTAACTTTAATTATCATCAAAGCGATTATTTTATATTTTTTGGGGAATCTCTTTGATTTAACAAAACTTCAAAGCATGGGTTTTGCTTTTGCCTTATCCCAAGGAAGCGAATTTGCCTTCGTACTTTTTGAATTTGCGGGGTCTACCAAAGTAATCAGTCAGGAAATTGAAGCCTTTTTTACCCTTGTTGTTGCATTATCCATGCTCGCCACTCCCTTTTTAATGCTGCTCTATCATCGGTTTGTTATACCTAAATTTATGAGTCTTATACCCGAGCGAGAGTATGACTCCTTCAATGAACAAAATGGAATTATTCTTGCCGGTTATGGGCGTTTTGGTCAAATTATTGGACGCTTACTCAACGGGGAAAACATCAAAATTACCGTATTGGAAAAAAATCCAGAACAAATCGAGCTTCTCAGGAAATTTGGTTACAATGGCTATTTTGGTGATGCCAGTCGATTGGATATGTTAAAAAGTGCTGGGGCTGAACATGCCAAACTGCTCATAGTCGCGGTAGGAAATGTCGATGCGAATCTAAAAATTGTGAAGCTCGCCAAACAACACTTCCCCCACTTAAAAATTTTTGCTCGAGCACGTAATCGTCGCCATGCCTATGAACTGCATCGGCTGGATGTAAATTATTTCATTCGCGAATTATTTGATTCCTCTTTATCTATGACTAAAGAAGTAATGAAGTTTCTAGGTTACTCCCATGAGGACATTCAAAAAAAAGCATCTGCATTTAGAAAACATGATGAAACAACACTAATCCAATCCTTTGATTTTTTTGAAAAAGAAAGTGACTTAATCAATTTTTCGCGTCAAGCAAAAGGAGAATTGGAACGTATTCTTCAATCAAGTTAA
- a CDS encoding cupin domain-containing protein, producing the protein MINLQHISLDTFLREYWQKKPLVIRNALPDFVAPLSPDELAGLALEEDIESRLVFETPNEKPYWHLKRGPFSENDFTSLPPTHWTLLVQGVDRLIPEVYALLDHFDFIPQWRIDDIMISYAVLHGSVGPHYDNYDVFLYQAQGRREWSLTTRGCNNENYIQDLELRIMNQFEVEERFILEEGDMLYLPPHVGHYGISLSEECMTYSFGYRSYEGQELLDSLSEYLAEKETFKTLYEDPDWSQSHNTSEIIRPAWQSAQKLLQQLISDDKTIKSWFGCFATRLDQQAELQLPLPLEDHEAIDLSSFIKEIKAGANLARDASCRFAYQTLDEPSEYQLYINGCEWDTAGVSQDLISYIANNRYLSHQSLVTYLNTTQNQIFIYNLWKLQWLYIAEN; encoded by the coding sequence ATGATCAACCTTCAGCATATTTCTTTAGACACCTTTCTTAGGGAGTATTGGCAAAAAAAACCTTTAGTCATTCGCAATGCTTTGCCAGATTTTGTCGCCCCATTATCTCCTGATGAGCTGGCTGGACTTGCTCTTGAAGAGGATATTGAAAGTCGTCTAGTCTTTGAAACACCTAATGAAAAACCTTATTGGCATTTAAAACGAGGACCATTTTCCGAAAATGATTTTACTAGCCTGCCCCCAACTCATTGGACTTTGCTCGTTCAAGGGGTTGATAGGTTAATTCCAGAAGTTTATGCCCTACTGGATCATTTTGATTTCATTCCACAATGGAGAATAGATGACATCATGATTAGTTATGCAGTGCTCCATGGCAGTGTCGGTCCTCATTACGATAATTATGATGTTTTTTTATACCAAGCCCAAGGACGGCGTGAATGGTCACTTACGACAAGGGGCTGTAATAATGAAAATTACATTCAAGATCTCGAACTTCGTATCATGAACCAATTTGAGGTAGAAGAACGTTTCATTCTCGAAGAAGGAGATATGTTATATCTTCCACCACATGTAGGCCATTATGGTATTTCACTTTCAGAAGAATGCATGACTTATTCTTTTGGTTATCGGAGTTATGAAGGACAAGAATTGTTAGATAGTCTCAGTGAATATTTAGCTGAAAAAGAAACATTCAAAACATTATATGAAGATCCTGACTGGTCACAGTCACACAATACCTCTGAGATTATTCGTCCAGCATGGCAAAGTGCGCAAAAACTACTACAGCAATTAATTAGCGACGATAAAACAATCAAATCATGGTTTGGATGTTTCGCAACACGCCTGGATCAACAGGCAGAACTTCAACTACCTTTACCTTTAGAAGATCATGAAGCCATTGATTTATCAAGTTTTATTAAAGAAATAAAAGCAGGAGCAAATCTCGCCCGAGACGCATCATGTCGTTTTGCTTATCAGACTCTAGACGAACCATCTGAATATCAACTTTATATTAATGGCTGTGAATGGGACACCGCCGGAGTTTCTCAAGATTTGATAAGCTATATTGCCAATAATCGCTACTTATCTCATCAATCTCTCGTCACTTATTTGAATACTACACAAAATCAAATATTTATTTATAATTTATGGAAATTACAATGGCTGTACATTGCTGAAAACTAG
- a CDS encoding YchJ family protein, whose translation MSLCPCGSQNTYELCCGLYLDKKQLPETPEQLMRSRYTAYTMGKIEYIKNTMKGKALIGFNELEAEQWAKNVTWINLEVITTSMSGPDKGFVEFAARFSEHDQVKIIHESSEFHKENGRWFYVNGIHKHGLKKIRTPQVPRNASCPCGSGKKFKNCHGKSS comes from the coding sequence ATGTCACTTTGCCCTTGTGGATCACAAAATACATATGAGCTGTGCTGCGGTTTATATTTAGATAAAAAACAATTGCCTGAAACCCCGGAACAATTGATGCGATCACGTTATACTGCATACACTATGGGTAAAATTGAGTACATTAAAAATACCATGAAGGGCAAAGCCTTAATTGGTTTTAACGAATTGGAAGCCGAGCAATGGGCCAAAAACGTGACCTGGATAAATTTAGAAGTCATCACAACAAGCATGTCAGGTCCAGATAAAGGATTTGTCGAATTTGCAGCGCGGTTTTCAGAACACGACCAAGTGAAAATCATTCACGAGTCAAGTGAGTTCCATAAAGAAAACGGCCGCTGGTTCTATGTCAACGGAATACATAAGCACGGTTTAAAAAAGATTCGGACCCCCCAAGTCCCCCGTAACGCCTCCTGCCCTTGTGGTAGTGGTAAAAAATTTAAAAATTGTCATGGAAAATCGAGTTAA
- a CDS encoding MMPL family transporter → MQKKALSYRLGRFINKLRWPIIGLWLLAIILCIPFLPHIITPFKTTGFIDESSASAKAEQYMNKKLGYNDKNKFLIMYHSSKLLATQPLFKEKIKKSLSDLKDFPIKNEIIYPDDKNQISKDKHTAYVVVIFKTNKPFSDELLKQFKQSIKKPSHMTVLLGGEPHFVQNVNKQTQIDLYKADFVATPVAIITLILVFGSVVAATLPIILGGGCAIIILTTLYLFGHLFTLSIFTINIALLLGLCLCLDYSLFFISRFRDELKNGLNIEEAIATTQETAGKAIFFSGLAVFVSLSALFLFPVNILFSVAVGGLAAVFFAVLISTIFLPAILAVLKSKINFLSVRLFRSKNHSSYWRWLAERVVRHPYLFFFPILIFLLVLGYPFLMAKFGISDYRIFPEQSEHRAFYDTYAKKFKIEQLNPVILVIESPSSSILSRHNLSKIYDLVHKLKQNPLVKEVNGIISSNSDLKKGQYYTLYHLNKKLLDSRVKQLLDTTTTKHMAIISVISKYPVNSEETKKLVNELHHIKLGSGLKVQLTGITVSNIDVLHSIYRVLPYAILWIIVFSYLILLLLLRSLFLPLKAILMTLLSLSASYGALVFVFQQGYLSKILNFQPQEMLDISLLVIIFCALFGFSMDYEVFLLTRIKEAHQLTKDNHKSIIFGIEKSSRIITSAALIVIVICCSFLIADVLMVKAFGLGIAVAIFVDAFLIRSFLVPATMALFKNWVWYLPKWLDRLLPKL, encoded by the coding sequence ATGCAAAAAAAAGCGCTATCATACAGATTAGGAAGATTTATAAATAAGCTGCGTTGGCCAATTATAGGATTATGGTTACTTGCAATCATACTCTGTATCCCTTTTTTGCCCCACATTATTACCCCATTTAAAACAACTGGATTTATTGATGAGAGTTCTGCAAGTGCGAAAGCAGAACAGTACATGAATAAAAAATTGGGCTACAACGATAAAAATAAGTTTCTTATCATGTATCATAGTTCAAAACTTTTAGCGACTCAGCCTCTATTTAAAGAAAAAATCAAAAAATCATTGTCTGATTTAAAAGATTTTCCAATTAAAAATGAGATCATTTACCCTGATGATAAAAACCAGATTTCCAAGGATAAACATACAGCTTATGTTGTAGTGATCTTCAAAACGAATAAACCCTTTAGTGATGAATTATTAAAACAGTTTAAACAATCAATAAAAAAACCTTCTCATATGACCGTGCTGCTGGGGGGGGAACCGCATTTCGTTCAAAACGTGAATAAACAGACACAAATTGACCTTTATAAAGCGGATTTTGTCGCCACACCAGTAGCAATTATCACTTTAATTCTTGTATTTGGATCAGTTGTTGCTGCCACACTTCCAATTATTTTGGGCGGTGGATGCGCCATCATCATTTTAACTACACTCTATTTATTTGGCCATTTGTTCACCCTTTCTATTTTCACTATCAACATCGCTTTATTGCTCGGTTTGTGTCTTTGTTTGGATTATTCATTATTTTTCATTAGTCGATTTAGGGATGAATTAAAAAACGGATTAAATATCGAAGAAGCAATTGCAACAACCCAGGAAACAGCAGGTAAAGCAATTTTCTTTAGTGGCCTGGCCGTTTTCGTAAGTCTCAGCGCTTTATTTCTATTTCCAGTCAACATCTTATTTTCAGTTGCAGTTGGTGGCTTAGCCGCTGTTTTTTTTGCGGTATTAATCTCAACCATATTTTTACCAGCAATCCTTGCAGTATTGAAATCAAAAATTAATTTTTTATCAGTACGTTTGTTCAGGAGCAAAAATCATTCCAGTTACTGGCGTTGGCTCGCAGAGCGGGTTGTGCGCCACCCCTACTTGTTTTTCTTTCCCATTCTTATTTTTTTACTGGTGCTTGGATATCCCTTTTTAATGGCAAAATTTGGCATATCAGATTATCGCATTTTCCCTGAGCAATCAGAACACCGAGCTTTTTATGATACGTATGCAAAGAAATTTAAAATTGAACAGCTAAATCCTGTGATCCTGGTCATAGAATCCCCCTCGTCATCAATTTTATCACGTCATAACTTATCCAAAATATATGATTTGGTTCATAAGTTAAAACAAAATCCCTTGGTCAAAGAGGTCAATGGCATTATTAGCAGTAATTCAGATCTGAAAAAAGGTCAATATTATACTCTTTATCATTTGAATAAAAAATTGCTCGATTCACGTGTGAAGCAATTATTGGATACAACAACAACGAAACATATGGCGATTATTAGTGTGATTAGCAAGTATCCCGTCAATTCAGAAGAAACCAAAAAACTGGTTAATGAATTACATCACATCAAGTTAGGTTCGGGATTAAAAGTGCAACTGACTGGAATCACTGTGAGTAATATTGATGTGCTGCATAGTATTTATCGTGTTCTTCCTTATGCCATTCTATGGATCATTGTATTTTCTTATCTCATCTTGCTCTTGCTCTTAAGATCCTTGTTCCTACCTTTGAAAGCAATTTTAATGACCTTGTTAAGCCTTAGTGCTTCATACGGTGCATTGGTTTTTGTATTTCAGCAAGGATACCTATCTAAAATACTTAACTTCCAACCCCAAGAAATGCTCGATATTAGTTTATTAGTCATTATCTTTTGTGCTTTATTTGGCTTTTCAATGGACTATGAGGTATTTTTGCTGACGCGTATTAAAGAGGCGCATCAGTTAACTAAAGACAACCATAAAAGCATTATTTTTGGCATCGAAAAAAGCAGTCGTATTATTACGAGTGCGGCTCTTATTGTTATAGTAATTTGCTGCTCCTTCTTGATTGCAGATGTATTAATGGTCAAAGCATTTGGACTTGGCATTGCTGTTGCCATTTTCGTGGATGCTTTCTTAATAAGAAGCTTTTTAGTACCTGCCACAATGGCTCTCTTTAAAAATTGGGTCTGGTACCTTCCCAAATGGTTAGATCGACTCTTACCTAAACTTTAA
- a CDS encoding DMT family transporter → MINQEYRGSLYAILSGFLYGFIGYFGLSAINGNLSASTMLFWRFLISSMIILVFMLPQIKKTNDSYKNMFIAFFTGVFFYGISTWLYFLASYYIGSGLAMVIFFTYPVLIMLLNYFLYNQSIPKVYYLAIAVILIGMALMVDLNALSFNLWGILLGVASAFFYACYVIGSEKNELSPNMSTFMVCLGCMTTSLVVSLFSHSFAIPSTMDVWYHLIGISVIATVIPIVLLLYSLKYISSEKASILSVLEPVFVVIFGVLLLGEELNLWGTVGVALVLTGALITLFSHKINFGQIKIRFIRSENAG, encoded by the coding sequence ATGATAAATCAAGAATATCGCGGTTCTCTCTATGCTATTTTATCTGGATTTCTTTATGGTTTTATTGGGTATTTTGGTTTAAGCGCGATTAATGGCAATTTGTCCGCAAGCACGATGTTGTTTTGGCGCTTTCTTATTTCAAGTATGATTATTTTAGTGTTCATGCTTCCCCAAATTAAAAAAACCAATGATTCTTATAAAAACATGTTTATAGCTTTTTTCACAGGTGTTTTTTTCTATGGTATTTCAACCTGGCTTTACTTTTTAGCCTCTTATTACATAGGTTCTGGATTGGCAATGGTTATCTTTTTTACCTATCCAGTATTGATTATGTTGCTCAATTATTTCCTTTATAATCAATCGATTCCCAAAGTTTATTATTTGGCTATTGCTGTTATTTTAATTGGTATGGCACTTATGGTCGATTTAAATGCGTTGTCTTTTAACCTATGGGGAATTTTACTCGGTGTTGCTTCCGCTTTTTTTTATGCATGCTACGTGATAGGAAGTGAAAAAAATGAACTTTCTCCCAATATGTCTACTTTTATGGTTTGTTTGGGGTGTATGACAACGAGTTTGGTTGTTTCGCTTTTTAGCCATTCGTTTGCAATCCCGTCTACTATGGATGTTTGGTATCATTTAATTGGAATTTCTGTTATTGCAACTGTAATTCCCATAGTATTGTTGTTATACAGCTTAAAATACATCAGCTCAGAAAAAGCCTCTATTTTATCCGTTTTGGAGCCGGTGTTTGTGGTAATTTTTGGAGTGTTACTTCTAGGGGAAGAGTTAAATCTGTGGGGGACTGTAGGTGTTGCATTGGTATTAACTGGCGCATTAATTACTTTGTTCAGCCATAAAATTAACTTTGGCCAAATAAAAATTCGCTTCATTCGTAGTGAAAATGCTGGATAG
- a CDS encoding Kdo hydroxylase family protein encodes MNSYLFTQNIEQIDQQNSMNQLEEGKVLFFPEYYFSPVDPALLSEHILDGSRKNVSYDIRSKKLNAYSKEMGSLDTKLREMMHGYAEFAHQLIQTTLPAYVPHLQWGRTSFRPAQIHGRISSKRKDDTRLHVDSFSASPVHGLRILRVFCNVNPHNVPRVWNVGEPFADVLHRFAPRIAPYNKMKAKMLKLVKATKTLRSPYDHYMLHLHDTMKLDDTYQANVEKVQIDFPAKSTWIVFTDHVSHAALSGQHLLEQTFYLPVDKMAMPEHSPLNHLKKIRPEVGSYFS; translated from the coding sequence ATGAATTCTTATTTATTCACACAAAATATAGAGCAAATTGATCAGCAAAACAGTATGAATCAATTGGAGGAGGGTAAAGTTTTATTTTTCCCGGAGTATTATTTCTCTCCTGTAGACCCTGCCTTACTATCAGAACATATTCTGGATGGTAGTCGTAAAAATGTCAGTTATGACATTCGTAGTAAAAAGTTGAATGCGTATAGCAAGGAAATGGGTAGTTTGGATACTAAGCTTCGGGAGATGATGCATGGTTATGCAGAATTTGCACATCAATTAATTCAAACGACGCTTCCTGCTTATGTGCCTCATTTGCAATGGGGAAGGACCAGTTTTAGACCGGCACAAATTCATGGGCGTATTTCCTCAAAACGAAAAGATGATACGCGTTTGCATGTTGATTCATTTTCAGCAAGTCCTGTCCATGGGTTGAGAATTTTGCGTGTGTTTTGCAATGTCAATCCCCATAATGTACCTAGAGTATGGAATGTGGGTGAGCCATTTGCTGATGTTCTTCATCGTTTTGCCCCAAGGATCGCTCCTTACAATAAAATGAAAGCAAAAATGTTGAAGCTGGTAAAAGCAACCAAAACTTTGCGTTCACCTTATGATCATTACATGTTGCATTTACATGATACGATGAAGTTGGATGATACTTATCAGGCAAATGTTGAAAAGGTGCAAATCGATTTTCCTGCTAAAAGTACCTGGATTGTTTTTACTGATCATGTATCGCATGCGGCATTAAGTGGCCAGCACTTGTTAGAACAAACTTTTTATCTCCCAGTCGATAAAATGGCAATGCCAGAACATTCGCCCTTAAATCATTTGAAGAAAATCAGACCGGAGGTGGGTTCTTATTTTTCATGA